In the genome of Halapricum salinum, one region contains:
- a CDS encoding DUF2304 domain-containing protein — translation MTGLALAPIHVIGVIAGLALLYQSYRLVSDRKEGVFEFLLWAGFGVALLVISVGSAITSVDLLGGLEGAMALLGFARGPESVLFVSNLLLLFLVFYSYIQLVESRKQLSDLNQELALLRYDLDQRTDDDD, via the coding sequence ATGACCGGACTCGCACTCGCGCCGATCCACGTGATCGGTGTGATCGCCGGACTCGCGTTGCTCTACCAGAGTTATCGGCTGGTCAGCGATCGCAAGGAGGGCGTCTTCGAGTTCCTCCTGTGGGCCGGCTTCGGCGTCGCGCTGCTCGTCATCTCGGTCGGGAGCGCGATCACGAGTGTCGATCTGCTCGGCGGACTGGAAGGCGCGATGGCACTGCTTGGGTTCGCTCGCGGTCCCGAGTCGGTCCTGTTCGTCTCGAATCTCCTCCTGTTGTTCCTGGTCTTCTACAGCTACATCCAGCTCGTCGAGAGTCGCAAGCAGCTGTCGGATCTCAACCAGGAGCTGGCACTGTTGCGCTACGACCTCGATCAGCGGACCGACGACGATGACTGA
- a CDS encoding ABC transporter ATP-binding protein yields MDVHAADDEDAFEDERERVDRPMRRLFAEYGRENKGYFAAGLIASIFARVLDLLPPLLLGLAIDAIIRQETSFGLLLIPDSWLPTTQAGQLWLTGGLVAGAFLFAAGFHWARNWGWNNFAQHIQHDVRTDTYDKMQRLNMDFYADKQTGEMMSVLSNDVNRLERFLNDGMNSVFRLGVMVVGIAAILFWINWQLALIALVPVPLIAFFTKKFIEIIQPKYADVRSSVGQLNSRLENNLGGIQVIKTSNTESFESERVDDVSQEYFDANWDAIGTRIKFFPGLRLISGIGFVLTFIVGGLWVLNGDLLTGEFVVFILFTQRFIWPMAQFGQIINMYQRAYASAERIFGLMDTPSRIAEDPDADPLDVTDGRVVYDDVTFGYDYDADSTDEEDTGEIIVEDITFEVEGGDTVALVGPTGAGKSTVLKLLLRMYDVDEGAIRIDGTDVRDVTIPSLRRQIGYVSQETFLFYGTVEENITYGTFDADHEEVVEAAKMAEAHQFIQNLPEGYETKVGERGVKLSGGQRQRIAIARAILKDPEILVLDEATSDVDTETEMLIQKSLDSLTADRTTFAIAHRLSTIKDADQIVVIEDGRIVERGTHEELLAEDGLYANLWAVQAGEIDELPREFIERAAKRRSQVDTDEVEAEMDDD; encoded by the coding sequence GTGGACGTTCACGCCGCCGACGACGAGGACGCGTTCGAAGACGAGCGCGAGCGTGTCGACCGACCCATGCGCCGTCTGTTCGCCGAGTACGGTCGCGAGAACAAGGGCTACTTCGCGGCCGGGCTGATCGCCAGTATCTTCGCTCGCGTCTTGGATCTGTTACCCCCGCTCCTGCTGGGGCTTGCGATCGACGCGATCATCCGCCAGGAGACCAGTTTCGGCCTCCTGTTGATCCCCGATTCGTGGCTCCCGACGACCCAGGCCGGACAGCTCTGGCTCACTGGCGGGCTAGTGGCCGGGGCCTTCCTGTTCGCCGCCGGCTTTCACTGGGCGCGCAACTGGGGCTGGAACAACTTCGCCCAGCACATCCAGCACGACGTCCGGACAGACACCTACGACAAGATGCAGCGGCTGAACATGGACTTCTACGCCGACAAGCAGACCGGCGAGATGATGTCCGTCCTCAGCAACGACGTGAATCGACTCGAACGGTTTCTGAACGACGGGATGAACTCGGTCTTCCGCCTGGGCGTGATGGTCGTCGGCATCGCAGCCATCCTCTTCTGGATCAACTGGCAACTGGCGCTGATCGCGCTCGTCCCGGTCCCGCTGATCGCCTTCTTCACCAAGAAGTTCATCGAGATTATCCAGCCCAAGTACGCCGACGTGCGCTCGTCGGTGGGCCAGCTCAACTCCCGACTGGAGAACAACCTCGGTGGCATCCAGGTCATCAAGACCTCGAATACGGAGTCCTTCGAGTCAGAGCGGGTCGACGACGTCTCCCAGGAGTACTTCGACGCCAACTGGGACGCCATCGGAACCCGGATCAAGTTCTTCCCCGGCCTCCGACTGATCTCGGGCATCGGCTTCGTCCTCACGTTCATCGTCGGCGGGCTGTGGGTGCTCAACGGCGACCTTCTGACTGGCGAGTTCGTCGTGTTCATCCTGTTCACGCAGCGGTTCATCTGGCCGATGGCGCAGTTCGGACAGATCATCAACATGTACCAGCGGGCCTACGCCTCCGCCGAGCGGATCTTCGGCCTGATGGACACGCCCAGCCGGATCGCCGAGGATCCCGACGCCGACCCACTCGACGTGACCGACGGTCGGGTCGTCTACGACGACGTGACCTTCGGGTACGACTACGATGCGGACTCCACCGACGAGGAAGACACTGGGGAGATCATCGTCGAGGACATCACCTTCGAAGTCGAGGGCGGCGACACCGTCGCGCTCGTCGGGCCGACCGGCGCGGGCAAGTCGACCGTCCTCAAGCTCCTGTTGCGGATGTACGACGTCGACGAGGGGGCGATTCGTATCGACGGGACCGACGTTCGGGACGTGACGATTCCGAGTCTTCGCCGGCAGATCGGCTACGTCAGCCAGGAGACCTTCCTGTTCTACGGCACCGTCGAAGAGAACATCACTTACGGCACCTTCGACGCCGACCACGAGGAAGTCGTCGAGGCCGCGAAGATGGCCGAAGCCCACCAGTTCATCCAGAACCTCCCCGAGGGGTACGAGACGAAAGTCGGCGAACGGGGCGTCAAGCTCTCGGGCGGCCAGCGCCAGCGGATCGCCATCGCCCGAGCGATCCTCAAGGATCCCGAGATTCTGGTGCTGGACGAGGCGACGAGCGACGTCGACACCGAGACGGAGATGCTCATCCAGAAGAGCCTGGACTCGCTCACTGCGGACCGAACGACGTTCGCTATCGCCCACCGGCTGTCGACGATCAAGGACGCAGATCAGATCGTCGTTATCGAGGACGGCCGGATCGTCGAGCGCGGGACCCACGAGGAGCTGCTGGCCGAGGACGGTCTCTATGCGAACCTCTGGGCCGTGCAGGCGGGCGAGATCGACGAACTGCCGCGGGAGTTCATCGAGCGGGCCGCGAAACGACGATCGCAGGTCGACACCGACGAGGTCGAGGCCGAAATGGACGACGACTGA
- a CDS encoding polysaccharide deacetylase family protein produces the protein MTEMPSAVLSIDFESFAHTPAYRSASGSIPDPEAVGPGTMERLLSTLEEYDADATFFVVSDVAQRDPDRIVAAAEAGHEIASHTHTHPLLTDCTPDQRREELERSRAVLESVTGVEVDGFRAPAFDFGDDHFELLAEAGYSYDSSVAPCRSIPGWYGGEWGVHEPTPASDLSPGAPESLTELPIAVMPGIGLPLTGTWIRFFGVHYTLLGMQLLARRGITPVLYVHPWELATLPNVEGVPKRVYVRTGAWMWRAIERILASDFEFVTAREVVEASNE, from the coding sequence ATGACTGAGATGCCCAGTGCCGTGCTCTCGATCGACTTCGAGAGCTTCGCGCACACGCCCGCCTACCGGAGCGCCAGCGGCTCGATTCCCGATCCCGAAGCCGTCGGCCCGGGCACGATGGAGCGCCTGCTCTCGACCCTGGAGGAGTACGACGCCGACGCGACCTTTTTCGTCGTCTCTGACGTCGCCCAGCGCGACCCCGACCGGATCGTCGCCGCGGCCGAGGCCGGCCACGAAATCGCCTCGCATACGCATACCCATCCACTCCTGACCGACTGCACGCCCGACCAGCGGCGCGAGGAACTCGAACGCTCCCGAGCGGTCCTGGAGTCGGTGACTGGCGTCGAGGTCGACGGCTTTCGCGCGCCGGCGTTCGACTTCGGCGACGATCACTTCGAGTTGCTCGCCGAGGCGGGCTACAGCTACGATTCGAGCGTCGCGCCCTGTCGGTCGATCCCCGGTTGGTACGGCGGTGAGTGGGGCGTCCACGAGCCGACGCCCGCGAGCGACCTCAGCCCGGGCGCACCCGAGTCGCTGACCGAACTGCCTATTGCCGTGATGCCCGGGATCGGCCTGCCCCTGACGGGTACCTGGATCCGGTTTTTCGGCGTCCATTACACGCTGCTCGGGATGCAACTACTCGCTCGCAGGGGAATCACGCCGGTCCTGTACGTCCACCCCTGGGAACTGGCGACGTTGCCGAACGTCGAAGGGGTCCCGAAGCGCGTGTACGTCCGGACGGGCGCGTGGATGTGGCGGGCGATCGAACGCATCCTCGCGAGCGACTTCGAATTCGTCACCGCTCGCGAGGTTGTGGAGGCGAGCAATGAGTGA
- the rio1 gene encoding serine/threonine-protein kinase Rio1, whose translation MTGEFELVEPDAVDSPGDEWEEIDVEDTEADRIARRRDREFNEFRKRIKDTERFKLEESVFDEATYAAIYKLVQDGHIDAFGGPISTGKEANVYTAKAGEAEVAVKVYRINSSDFKDMRGYLDGDPRFEGIGQDKRKVVMAWVRKEFANLKRAQKAGVRVPNPIAVERNVLVMEYIATDGDRAKRLNEVHIENPETAYEVVAEYMQRLYDAGLVHGDLSEYNIVFHDGQLVVIDLGQAVTKHHPNAGDFLERDCENVADFFARQGMDVTGEQLYEFVSGEDEQNESAE comes from the coding sequence ATGACAGGCGAGTTCGAACTCGTGGAGCCAGACGCCGTCGACTCACCAGGCGACGAGTGGGAGGAGATCGACGTCGAGGACACAGAGGCCGACCGCATCGCGCGGCGGCGCGACCGCGAGTTCAACGAATTCCGCAAGCGCATCAAAGACACCGAGCGGTTCAAGCTAGAGGAATCGGTGTTCGACGAGGCGACCTACGCGGCGATCTACAAACTCGTCCAGGACGGCCACATCGACGCCTTCGGCGGCCCCATCTCGACTGGCAAGGAGGCCAACGTCTACACGGCCAAAGCCGGCGAGGCGGAGGTTGCCGTCAAGGTTTACCGGATCAATTCGAGCGACTTCAAGGACATGCGCGGGTATCTCGACGGCGACCCGCGCTTCGAGGGGATCGGCCAGGACAAACGGAAGGTCGTGATGGCCTGGGTCCGCAAGGAATTCGCCAATCTCAAGCGCGCCCAGAAAGCCGGCGTCCGCGTCCCGAATCCGATCGCCGTCGAGCGAAACGTCCTCGTGATGGAGTACATCGCGACCGACGGTGACCGCGCCAAGCGACTCAACGAAGTCCATATCGAGAACCCCGAGACTGCCTACGAAGTCGTCGCCGAGTACATGCAGCGACTCTACGACGCCGGCCTCGTCCACGGGGATCTGAGCGAGTACAACATCGTCTTCCACGACGGCCAGCTGGTCGTCATCGACCTCGGGCAGGCGGTCACGAAACACCACCCCAACGCCGGTGACTTCCTCGAACGCGACTGTGAGAACGTCGCCGACTTCTTCGCTCGGCAGGGGATGGACGTGACGGGCGAGCAGTTGTACGAATTTGTGAGTGGTGAGGACGAGCAAAACGAGTCCGCCGAGTAG
- a CDS encoding alkaline phosphatase family protein, producing MTRTFVLGLDGASWRLLEPWIEAGELPNIAALRDSGTWAESRSCLPPVTFPNWKCYASGKNPGGFGVFWFEKVDLENGEISVCNGSDFDTPELWDYLNDEGQTAGVMNMPSTYPPRDIEEFMVSGGPDAVEGEYRSLEEGYTQPPELASELEDRFGYRVHPDPLLSSNDETGAEVDAILDLFEARLEAAVTLFEERNLDFTHLTLFYLNVLHHFFWDAEPTKRGWKIVDEWVGRLDNLEDTDIILMSDHGAAATQTEFYVNEWLAQNGYQTRTGSVDTYFQRIGVTRENALAVAKRLGMVDFLSKVVPERVQQLVPQEAGVKRGRKLDAIDLPETKAVASAQGPIYVNPAYDVDSVAESLIEDLRELEDEHGPLFTNVYRGEEIYSGPYLEEAPEVVVEQRPGVHVNDGMGGGEITTEPARWAAENTNTGIFVASGPSFEAGGEHEQISITDMAPTILASADAAIPTDMVGDVLDIFSEEPDVENREPLTDTGQRSAAGDDVTERLEQLGYME from the coding sequence ATGACTCGAACGTTCGTCCTGGGACTCGACGGCGCGAGCTGGCGGCTGTTAGAGCCGTGGATCGAGGCCGGCGAGCTCCCCAACATCGCGGCGCTCCGCGACTCGGGCACCTGGGCCGAGAGTCGCAGTTGCCTCCCGCCCGTGACGTTCCCCAACTGGAAGTGCTACGCCTCCGGGAAGAATCCCGGCGGCTTCGGCGTCTTCTGGTTCGAGAAGGTCGACCTCGAAAACGGGGAAATTTCGGTCTGCAACGGCAGCGACTTCGACACGCCCGAACTGTGGGACTACCTCAACGACGAGGGCCAGACGGCAGGTGTGATGAACATGCCATCGACGTACCCGCCGCGGGACATCGAGGAGTTCATGGTTTCTGGTGGACCGGACGCCGTCGAAGGCGAGTATCGTTCCCTGGAGGAGGGCTACACCCAGCCGCCTGAACTGGCAAGCGAACTCGAAGACCGCTTCGGCTATCGCGTCCACCCCGACCCCCTGCTATCCAGCAACGACGAAACAGGTGCAGAAGTCGACGCGATTCTCGACCTCTTCGAGGCGCGCCTGGAGGCTGCGGTCACGCTGTTCGAGGAGCGAAACCTCGATTTCACCCATCTCACCCTCTTTTATCTGAACGTCTTGCATCACTTCTTCTGGGACGCCGAACCCACCAAACGGGGCTGGAAGATCGTCGACGAGTGGGTCGGCCGGCTCGATAATCTCGAAGACACCGACATCATCCTGATGTCCGATCACGGGGCCGCCGCGACCCAGACAGAATTCTACGTCAACGAGTGGCTCGCCCAGAACGGCTACCAGACCCGGACCGGGAGCGTCGACACCTACTTCCAGCGGATCGGCGTGACCCGCGAGAACGCCCTGGCGGTCGCAAAGCGCCTCGGGATGGTCGATTTCCTCTCGAAAGTCGTCCCCGAGCGCGTCCAGCAACTGGTTCCACAGGAAGCCGGGGTCAAGCGCGGGCGGAAACTCGACGCCATCGACCTCCCCGAGACGAAAGCCGTCGCCAGCGCACAGGGCCCGATCTACGTCAACCCCGCCTACGACGTCGATTCGGTGGCCGAGAGCCTGATCGAGGACCTCCGAGAGCTGGAAGACGAGCACGGCCCGCTGTTCACGAACGTCTATCGCGGCGAGGAGATCTACAGCGGCCCCTACCTCGAGGAAGCGCCGGAGGTCGTCGTCGAGCAGCGCCCCGGCGTCCACGTCAACGACGGCATGGGCGGCGGCGAAATCACGACCGAACCCGCTCGCTGGGCTGCCGAAAACACCAATACCGGAATCTTCGTCGCCTCCGGTCCCTCCTTCGAGGCCGGCGGCGAGCACGAGCAGATCTCGATCACGGACATGGCTCCGACCATCCTCGCCAGCGCGGACGCGGCGATCCCGACGGATATGGTCGGCGACGTACTCGATATCTTCAGCGAAGAACCCGACGTCGAGAACCGCGAGCCACTGACGGACACGGGCCAGCGCTCGGCCGCTGGCGACGACGTCACCGAGCGACTCGAGCAATTGGGCTACATGGAGTAG
- a CDS encoding glycosyltransferase family 2 protein, with product MSAQSTHDGVSVDTQRQQAELSVLAIVPAYNEAGTIADVVSETRAYVDKVVVIDDASTDDTAETAREVADGVVSLPKNMGVGGAVHTGYLVGTREHFDVVVQIDGDGQHDPADIPRLLAKVVEEDADMVIGSRFLNDSYKEYSLVRRAGIRFFTWEVNALSDLNITDVTSGFRAYTTELLADLSRPENSHWALEQTLEASRKGYKIVEISTPMPPETDGSQFDLGTFLKYPPRMLKTTLKVLLFR from the coding sequence ATGTCTGCTCAATCGACCCACGACGGTGTGTCTGTCGACACCCAGCGCCAGCAGGCCGAGCTGTCGGTACTCGCGATCGTGCCCGCCTACAACGAGGCCGGAACGATCGCGGACGTCGTCAGCGAGACCCGGGCGTACGTCGACAAGGTCGTCGTGATCGACGACGCCAGCACGGACGACACCGCCGAGACGGCCCGGGAAGTCGCCGATGGCGTGGTCTCGCTACCCAAGAACATGGGTGTCGGCGGGGCCGTCCACACCGGTTATCTCGTCGGCACCCGCGAGCACTTCGACGTCGTCGTCCAGATCGACGGCGACGGCCAGCACGACCCCGCGGACATCCCCCGGCTGCTGGCCAAGGTCGTCGAGGAAGACGCCGACATGGTGATCGGCAGTCGGTTCCTCAACGACAGCTACAAGGAGTACAGCCTGGTCCGGCGGGCCGGCATCCGGTTTTTCACCTGGGAAGTCAACGCCCTGAGCGACCTGAATATCACCGACGTCACCAGCGGCTTCCGGGCGTACACGACCGAACTCCTCGCGGATCTCTCCCGGCCCGAGAACAGCCACTGGGCGCTCGAACAGACCCTCGAAGCCTCTCGGAAGGGCTACAAGATCGTCGAGATCTCGACGCCGATGCCCCCGGAGACCGACGGCTCGCAGTTCGACCTCGGCACGTTTCTGAAGTACCCGCCGCGGATGCTCAAGACCACGCTGAAGGTGCTACTGTTCCGATGA
- a CDS encoding DUF192 domain-containing protein yields MEWPDRDRLVTLVALGLVVLAIGFWALSPTGPLGGLLHPLDYDRATVALADENGTELATVDVRIADTERERYVGLSETDSLQAGEGMLFVFPESDRHEFIMRDMSFPLDIVFVAPNGTVTTIQHAPVPSKTPGDDLQRYPGTGKYVLEVPQGYANTTGLGVGDRVVVPSNVTT; encoded by the coding sequence ATGGAGTGGCCCGACCGCGACCGCCTCGTCACGCTCGTCGCGTTAGGGCTGGTCGTCCTCGCCATCGGGTTCTGGGCGCTCAGTCCGACCGGCCCACTCGGGGGACTGTTACACCCCCTCGACTACGACCGAGCGACCGTCGCGCTCGCCGACGAGAACGGGACCGAACTGGCCACTGTCGACGTCCGGATCGCCGACACCGAGCGCGAGCGCTACGTCGGCTTGAGCGAGACCGACTCGCTACAGGCTGGCGAGGGCATGCTGTTCGTCTTCCCCGAGTCAGACCGCCACGAGTTCATCATGCGTGACATGAGCTTTCCTCTCGATATCGTCTTCGTCGCGCCCAACGGGACCGTCACCACGATCCAGCACGCGCCCGTCCCCTCGAAGACGCCCGGTGACGACCTCCAGCGCTACCCCGGCACTGGCAAGTATGTCCTCGAAGTCCCGCAGGGGTACGCCAACACCACTGGACTCGGCGTCGGTGATCGGGTCGTCGTCCCGTCGAACGTGACCACCTAA
- a CDS encoding lysylphosphatidylglycerol synthase transmembrane domain-containing protein: MSDLRGRLLWLLRYGIGFVALGWLVWQADWGIILERLSGMAPAAVAVVLGASVLGTVAQFWNWHVLLNRLQPTPFRAAAGVMLTVRFVNHLTPSQAVGKSLAPAVLRQYTGYSWGTVVAVATLHTALFALLYGIVAFAGLAAFATELSVGLLLVIAASAGLYLVVGPLLLVAGARLGGAATLADGLRRRTPIDRLPYAEVVLTTMVDALPDIGAETAETLSKLRRDPIAVGGYVLGWSVALLAMPALRVWLLLSAAGVEFTPLYLLPLALVTAYAVTLLPITPGGIGVAEASATLVLAALGVPAAIAGPTILIDRFLGTYLPAVIGWYPTMRLGLPWESTE; this comes from the coding sequence ATGAGTGATCTCAGAGGGCGGCTGCTATGGCTCCTCCGGTACGGTATCGGCTTCGTCGCGCTTGGCTGGCTCGTCTGGCAGGCCGATTGGGGGATCATCCTCGAACGGCTGTCGGGGATGGCCCCTGCGGCTGTCGCGGTCGTCCTCGGCGCGTCAGTGCTGGGGACGGTCGCGCAGTTCTGGAACTGGCACGTGCTGTTGAACCGTCTGCAGCCGACGCCGTTTCGTGCGGCCGCCGGTGTCATGCTCACGGTCAGGTTTGTCAACCATCTCACGCCCTCCCAGGCAGTGGGGAAGTCCCTCGCACCGGCGGTGTTGCGCCAGTACACTGGCTACTCCTGGGGGACGGTCGTCGCGGTCGCGACGCTCCATACGGCGCTGTTCGCGCTGCTGTACGGAATCGTCGCCTTCGCCGGATTGGCCGCCTTTGCTACAGAGTTGTCGGTCGGTCTCCTGTTGGTGATCGCCGCCTCTGCGGGGCTGTACCTGGTCGTCGGTCCCCTCTTGCTGGTGGCCGGGGCTCGCCTCGGTGGAGCGGCGACGCTCGCCGACGGCCTCCGTCGACGGACGCCGATCGATCGACTGCCCTACGCCGAGGTCGTCCTCACGACGATGGTCGACGCGTTGCCGGATATCGGGGCCGAGACGGCCGAGACACTCTCGAAACTCCGCCGTGATCCGATCGCTGTCGGCGGCTACGTCCTCGGATGGTCGGTCGCGCTGCTGGCCATGCCTGCACTGCGGGTGTGGCTGTTGCTCTCGGCGGCAGGCGTGGAGTTCACTCCGCTGTATCTGTTGCCACTGGCGCTGGTGACCGCCTACGCCGTGACACTGCTGCCGATCACGCCCGGTGGGATCGGCGTCGCCGAGGCCTCCGCCACGCTGGTGCTGGCCGCACTGGGCGTCCCGGCCGCCATCGCCGGCCCGACCATCCTCATCGATCGGTTTCTGGGGACGTATCTTCCTGCGGTGATCGGCTGGTATCCGACGATGCGGCTCGGGCTGCCGTGGGAGAGCACGGAGTAG
- a CDS encoding glycosyltransferase family 39 protein, which yields MWLPSPLERASDQFREDLAADPYLKYILLVSAVLATFWIWHRLPNFATRDERWRVVDSMEVAGFVADDGLTLEALQDGTSYWRVFGPTLYLYGLVALPAIVLTFAIGDGHVFSDLLGALGTDFYAHWQAIPAWLWWATVLPARLVNALLAVGCVYLLYRIGTKLRDRATGRLAALLLALTWGLIFLGHEAGEDVPALFCILLAFYLAIRYVETGSRRLFLWGSAVGGLAIAFKPTAGITAVMLGMAYLLHARRADDPVRALARPGVLIGGPVVALAVMYLAFPSVVLNGHEVLLDRLDRVANEKTNSHGWLGRPAWWWYVRGTVNGLGWPLAIACLGGVVAAVGGLGRRVLPPALARLRGQSSADSDPSLETDGMVLALAGIVVMTAVFSTWAYFRTHHLLPMFPLAIVLVALALRWLADSPRTVGAVDAHRLFQGVTAVLLVTTAIYAGVGTVGYATQPRDQAVSWLIEHGGENATVETYSGDSQEAAVPHGWTIYRPTDGTRGMVLANWMRLIEHRCPDYVVLNYQRSMLWLAPENHSQLADRWARPGVPTFLESLLSANGAYPYEVAERFGPQPPFRDGGEPFDPTWDMVRAGIYPRTIQYGDPQDFGVYGYAVVLERTGACDGSN from the coding sequence ATGTGGCTGCCCTCCCCGCTCGAACGCGCCAGCGATCAGTTCCGAGAGGATCTGGCGGCAGACCCCTATCTGAAGTACATCCTCCTGGTGTCGGCGGTGCTTGCGACGTTCTGGATCTGGCATCGCCTGCCGAACTTCGCGACCCGTGACGAACGCTGGCGGGTCGTCGACTCGATGGAAGTCGCCGGGTTCGTTGCCGACGACGGGCTCACGCTCGAGGCGCTTCAGGACGGAACCTCCTACTGGCGTGTGTTCGGGCCGACGCTGTATCTCTACGGCCTCGTAGCGCTGCCGGCGATCGTGCTCACCTTCGCGATCGGTGACGGGCACGTCTTCTCGGACCTCCTTGGAGCCCTCGGGACCGACTTCTACGCCCACTGGCAAGCGATTCCGGCGTGGCTGTGGTGGGCGACGGTTCTGCCGGCCCGGTTGGTCAACGCCCTGCTGGCGGTCGGCTGTGTCTATCTGCTGTACCGGATCGGGACGAAACTTCGCGACCGTGCGACGGGACGACTGGCCGCGCTACTACTGGCGCTGACCTGGGGACTGATCTTCCTCGGTCACGAGGCCGGCGAGGACGTCCCCGCGCTGTTCTGTATCCTGCTGGCGTTCTACCTCGCGATCCGGTACGTCGAGACCGGGTCTCGACGGCTGTTCCTCTGGGGCAGCGCCGTCGGCGGGCTGGCGATCGCGTTCAAGCCGACCGCCGGGATCACCGCCGTGATGCTCGGGATGGCCTACTTGCTCCACGCGAGGCGGGCCGACGACCCCGTTCGAGCACTCGCCCGGCCGGGCGTCCTCATCGGCGGGCCCGTCGTCGCGCTGGCGGTCATGTACCTCGCGTTCCCGAGCGTCGTTCTCAACGGGCACGAGGTCCTGCTCGACCGGCTCGACCGCGTGGCCAACGAGAAGACCAACAGCCACGGCTGGCTCGGCCGTCCGGCCTGGTGGTGGTACGTCCGCGGGACGGTCAACGGTCTCGGGTGGCCGCTCGCGATCGCCTGTCTGGGTGGCGTCGTCGCTGCGGTCGGCGGTCTCGGCCGCCGGGTGCTCCCGCCCGCACTCGCCCGTCTACGCGGCCAGTCGTCGGCCGACAGCGACCCGTCACTGGAGACCGACGGCATGGTTCTCGCGCTGGCCGGAATCGTCGTGATGACCGCCGTGTTCTCGACGTGGGCGTACTTCCGGACACACCACTTGCTGCCGATGTTCCCGCTCGCGATCGTGCTGGTCGCGCTGGCGCTGCGCTGGCTGGCCGACAGCCCGAGGACGGTCGGTGCTGTCGACGCCCACCGCCTCTTTCAGGGAGTGACAGCCGTCCTGCTGGTCACGACCGCGATCTACGCGGGCGTCGGCACGGTTGGGTACGCGACCCAGCCCCGCGATCAGGCAGTCTCGTGGTTGATCGAACACGGTGGCGAGAACGCGACCGTCGAGACCTACTCCGGAGACTCCCAGGAAGCCGCTGTCCCGCACGGCTGGACGATCTATCGGCCGACCGACGGCACACGAGGCATGGTGCTCGCCAACTGGATGCGACTGATCGAGCACCGCTGTCCCGACTACGTCGTGCTCAACTACCAGCGATCGATGCTCTGGCTCGCCCCCGAGAACCACAGCCAACTCGCGGACCGCTGGGCCCGACCTGGCGTTCCCACCTTCCTCGAATCGCTGCTCTCGGCCAATGGCGCCTACCCATACGAAGTCGCCGAACGATTCGGCCCCCAGCCCCCCTTCCGTGACGGCGGCGAGCCGTTCGACCCGACCTGGGACATGGTCCGCGCGGGAATCTACCCCCGGACGATCCAGTACGGCGATCCCCAGGACTTCGGCGTCTACGGCTACGCCGTCGTGCTGGAACGAACCGGAGCGTGTGATGGCTCGAATTAA